A genomic segment from Daphnia pulex isolate KAP4 chromosome 5, ASM2113471v1 encodes:
- the LOC124193839 gene encoding uncharacterized protein LOC124193839 has protein sequence MSVGLPATSTKELRDTFNPNFEDATFSLTCPKMDDVVKRQLLRDRNGKYINQWELIWKLTQLKVLDVAKPLMSLWNRFPENSEEAVILESAIRLWAEAHFYISKNRRSNVMNSVYPRFKNLLKDPSKFSPAEVGHLFGPSFTSALLQAADEDAKLQKVAASGRGKSLKKPHQHPAEKRAEQQPSTSRHKDTGEKIIYQTRSRGGKSGGYGPAGAGKEAAKK, from the exons ATGTCGGTGGGACTGCCGGCGACCTCGACTAAGGAGTTGAGGGACACTTTCAACCCGAATTTTGAGGACGCAACTTTCTCCCTGACATGCCCGAAGATGGACGATGTAGTCAAACGGCAGCTTCTGAGGGACAGGAACGGCAAATACATCAATCAGTGGGAGCTGATCTGGAAATTGACTCAACTTAAGGTACTCGATGTGGCCAAACCTTTAATGTCGCTTTGGAATCGCTTCCCGGAGAACTCGGAGGAGGCCGTTATTCTCGAGTCCGCCATTCGTCTCTGGGCGGAAGCGCACTTTTACATTTCAAAGAACCGTAGGTCCAACGTGATGAACAGCGTCTACCCACGTTTTAAAAACCTTCTGAAAGACCCATCTAAGTTTTCGCCGGCGGAAGTGGGCCATCTCTTCGGGCCTTCCTTTACGAGCGCGTTACTTCAGGCGGCAGATGAAGACGCGAAATTACAGAAAGTTGCGGCATCAGGAAGAGGAAAGAGCTTGAAGAAACCTCATCAGCATCCAGCCGAAAAGAGAGCCGAGCAGCAGCCTAGCACATCAAGGCACAAGGATAccggagaaaaaataatctatCAGACAAG GAGCAGAGGAGGAAAGAGCGGCGGTTATGGGCCGGCAGGTGCCGGGAAGGAAGcagctaaaaaataa